The sequence ATTCAACAAGAACACAAAGTCATACAAGAAGAAGATGTACAGCCTAATGGGGAAGAGGAAAAACATGGGGAAAATGTTGACCAAACACAAAAAGATCCTACCGTGAGTAAAGAGGTGGTGGTAGGACATCCAACGGCAGCTCCTCGGGGTATAAGAGTTTCTGGAAATCAGATGGAAAAGAATCAAGATCAATCATCTCCAGATCAGAAGCTGGAGATTGTGGACCAGAGAAATGAAGAAGAACATGACAAGGAAATTCAGAATATTAATCATCGTCAAGAACCTCAGGATGACACATCTGAGAATCTGGGTTCAAATAAGGAGCTTAAAGCTGAAAGCCTTGACCAGGAACATACTTATACAGACCAGAATTCTGAATGTCTAGATAAAAGACTGGAGCTGGAGGAGGAAAACTTGGAACATCTCACTAAGGGATTAGAGCATGTAGATCTTAACTTCAACGCGGAAAGTCCTAAGGTGGATGTCTCACAACCAAGTCTATCAAATGAAGGCATAATGAATGATTCAGATATGGTCAAAGTATTAGTGCTTGAGAAAATTGAACTACATGAGGATGAAACACAACCATCTCCTATTATCAAGAAACAAGATGAACCAAGCGACAATAGCCAAGGTGGAGAGGAGAAGCCAGTGTCAGTATCAATTGTCCCAAATCAAGATGAAGAGATTACAGTACCATGTAGAAATCAAGACCAAAATGTAGAATCTGCACTTTCAAGATGCCAAGAGGAACCCCTTGACCTCGTGCCTGTGTTGATAGGTCATGACAAAGGTGAAGATTTGGAGTCAAATTCATACACTGCACACCAAAGCCTTGTAATATTGTCATCCAACCAGGAACAGAGTACAAAACTGCCATGTAATGACCCGAATCCTAGCCTATCACTGCCATGTGAGGACCTAACACGTCAAGTCCAGATATCCCAAGTGGTAGTCATATCAGCTCCAGGAAACACATCTTCTGGAGAACTTTCCCAGCACTCTTCTCAACTGGGTCCTTCAACTGACCTCAACCGACCTGGTACAACAGAAGCAAGCTCTCCTGCAGAAAGCCAGCCCCTCTTGCACAAACCAACAGAAACTGATGCACAGTCGGGCCCTCATGGGACTAACACGGCAGAGACACGAGATAAGAACCCACCTGTGAAAAAGAAGAGTTGTCAGTGCTGTGTGGTCATGTGAAAAACGGGACACTACACTAACAACAAAATCAAGAGTTCCCAAGTGCAGCATTCATCTCTGTGGTTTGAAATAAGAATTTGCATATTATAGGTCGTCGGAGAGGATAACATTTGCAGTAAATTCTTGGCAGTAGTATCAGGGCTATGACTACCCAATATTAAATTAAAAGAATATATTGTATATAAGTGTACCGTATACGTCACCTGCACACAGTGGATGTCGCCATCTTGTAGGCTTGGAACCAGCACTTCTGGAAGGGCTCGTGAATAGTGATACAAGCCACAAAATTGCTACCACTGTGCCCAGGGCATGGTTTGCACTTTAAgtattttaatgaaaaaaaaaattaatacacaAAAACGGATAATGAAAAAGGAAATATGTTAATAATTGTATGAATTTATTATGAATAAAACAAAACCTGTATTTTTCATTCAGAACATTGTGTGACACTTCTTTTTCTCGTGAAGAAATGTGGAATGTCTCTCTCCTGCTGCTccctctcccctctcacagcattcaGTCTCACATACACATAGTGAAAGAAACTTGAGCTGCATCCTCTTTACCCTCCCTTCTGAATATTGTTTCATACTAGATGGTTTTTTAACATATAGAACTTAAAGAACTTATAGAGAACCTGCTGGCCATTATATGGGAACAACAGGTGTCCCCCGAATAATAGCTGAAGCAGAAAAGAGAATGCCTTGATTAGTAAACTAGACTACGTCTCTTCCAAGAGAAAGAAAGCTTTATCTGAATTGCCACCTAGTGGAAGTAGTTACTTTATATTAAATGTCTGACCCTATAAAAAGCTTTGCaacgggggcgtggcctaaccgtcaTGGTGTGAGGACGCAAGTTGTTTCAGCTCCGACATTATCCTGCAGAATCCTGATTGTCTGTGCGTGTGGCCAAAGAAAAGACACCCCCCAAGTGATCCGCAACTCACGGTTTACCGGTAACCGGAGTTTCAGCTGTGTGCCTGCTGCGGTCATCGCCTGCCGGATCCCCTGGAGTGAGGCCTGGGAAAGGAGCAGTATCCAGCACTGTGGACCCCTCGGTGAGAGCGGGAGAGGTGGGGACGCAAGATCGCCTTACTTACCGGGTCGCCTTACTTACTGGTGGTGGTGGTCGGGTGAGTCCTGGAGTGGCTGGGAGGTGAGACGCCTCCGGTTCTCTCTCTGCTGGGCTGCTGGTTTCAGGTCCCCCACGTGTCTGGCGCTGTGAGCGCCATCTTGCCTGTGACGCTGTGTGCAGTTGTCTTCATGCCCCAGGACTGAACCGGGATCCTGGCTCTCCTGTCTGCATACACCTGGCATCTGTATTAAGGGGCGAATGCACCTCAACTGAGTGGGGCCAGTATCCTGACTCCAGGGAAAAAGCCGCCATTGCTGTTCTATTGCCCCTGTGTGGGGGAGatatttaaagggccagtacTCCTATTACTGGTGAAGGGGAGATCACCTTATGGGCCGGAAAACAGGCACCTCAGGACCGGCTAATCCACCCAAACTTATGCTGGACAACATGAGTCAGACAGAGCACCGAGAAGTTGCAACCTCCTCTGAGCGTCCAGAAGTAGACTTTGCAAAAATTATGGCGGCCATCACTAACTGCCAAACGGCGCTTacggtcaaaattgaccatgtCCAGGCTGATCTTACTCTTCTCAGACATGATATTGATAAAATTAGAGAGAGAACAACGGAAGTGGAAAGAAGAGTGAGTGATGTGGAGGATAGAGTACAGCGTGATGACTCTGCAATTAATGCGCTACAGAATCAAGTCAAGACCCTGATGGCAAAGGTGGAGGATGCCGAGAACCGTAACAGACGGAACAACATCCGTATTATGGGTTTACCTGAAAGAGCAGAGGGGCCCTCTCCAGAAGAGTTTGTGGAACGTCTCATAAAACAAATCTTTAATCCTATAAATTTGTCAGGGACTTTTGCAGTTGAACGTGCTCACAGGATTCCCACTCGCCCCCTCCCTCCTGGGGCCCCATCTCGTCCCTTCATCTTTAAAGTCCTAAACTACAGAGACCGTGATGCTATTCTGGCTGCAGCTCGCCGTTTGAAAGACATTCTTTTTGAAAATACCCGGATctccttttacccggacttttCTACAGAAGTGCAGAAGCAACGTAGGCAGTTCACGGCGGTGAGGAACCGCTTAAGAGAGAAGGGACTTGTCTATGCAATGATGTATCCGGCTCGGCTCAGAGTCCAGGAGGGTGACCAGGTGAAGTTCTTTGCCAACCCTGAAGAGGCATCGGACTGGCTAGACCGCAGAGGCTGAGAGTCATATATCTAATGTTTTGAATGTTTTTCCATGCGTTTCAGATGATAGTTAAATAACGGAGCTGAACGAG is a genomic window of Bufo bufo chromosome 1, aBufBuf1.1, whole genome shotgun sequence containing:
- the PALM3 gene encoding paralemmin-3, whose product is MGETQIYSQRLHGINEKRRILGEVDVIQRELELQKVKLQQLKRKSLRDRWLMDGLVPSPGAEIENPLSETEDNIKKLEDELKSLQLQLVCLENPELKIENLKKHQGSDSHKPIVNGDQTQQISDQKNPTPSRREIQQEHKVIQEEDVQPNGEEEKHGENVDQTQKDPTVSKEVVVGHPTAAPRGIRVSGNQMEKNQDQSSPDQKLEIVDQRNEEEHDKEIQNINHRQEPQDDTSENLGSNKELKAESLDQEHTYTDQNSECLDKRLELEEENLEHLTKGLEHVDLNFNAESPKVDVSQPSLSNEGIMNDSDMVKVLVLEKIELHEDETQPSPIIKKQDEPSDNSQGGEEKPVSVSIVPNQDEEITVPCRNQDQNVESALSRCQEEPLDLVPVLIGHDKGEDLESNSYTAHQSLVILSSNQEQSTKLPCNDPNPSLSLPCEDLTRQVQISQVVVISAPGNTSSGELSQHSSQLGPSTDLNRPGTTEASSPAESQPLLHKPTETDAQSGPHGTNTAETRDKNPPVKKKSCQCCVVM